In the Arthrobacter zhaoxinii genome, one interval contains:
- the rpmI gene encoding 50S ribosomal protein L35 — protein MPKMKTHSGAKKRFKLTGTGKLKRQQANRRHYLEHKPSTLTRRLANDKIVSPADAKVIKKMLGI, from the coding sequence ATGCCGAAGATGAAGACCCACAGTGGCGCCAAGAAGCGCTTCAAGCTGACCGGTACCGGCAAGCTCAAGCGCCAGCAGGCTAACCGCCGCCACTACCTGGAGCACAAGCCCTCCACGCTGACCCGCCGCCTTGCCAACGACAAGATCGTGTCACCGGCGGACGCCAAGGTCATCAAGAAGATGCTCGGCATCTAA
- the rplT gene encoding 50S ribosomal protein L20, sunset domain variant, whose product MARVKRALNAHKKRRVILERAKGYRGQRSRLVRKAKEQLLHSFVYSYGDRRKRKGDFRRLWIQRINAASRANGLTYNRLIQGLKLAEIQVDRRMLAELAVNDANAFAALVQLAKDALPSDTSAPAVEAAPVAKAAAAPAAEKPAAAVATAQGGFKASEGDAPEGFVIKGNLGSGKYHVPGSTWYEQTVAEYWFNSVEAAKAAGLEPAGGESRQKFQG is encoded by the coding sequence GTGGCACGTGTGAAGCGGGCGCTTAACGCCCACAAGAAGCGTCGGGTTATTCTCGAGCGCGCCAAGGGTTACCGCGGACAGCGTTCGCGCCTGGTCCGTAAGGCCAAAGAGCAGCTGCTGCACTCGTTTGTGTACAGCTACGGCGACCGCCGCAAGCGTAAGGGCGACTTCCGCCGCCTGTGGATCCAGCGCATCAACGCTGCTTCCCGCGCCAACGGCCTGACCTACAACCGCCTGATCCAGGGCCTGAAGCTGGCCGAGATCCAGGTTGACCGCCGCATGCTGGCTGAGCTGGCCGTCAATGACGCCAATGCCTTCGCCGCACTGGTCCAGCTCGCCAAGGACGCACTGCCGTCCGACACCTCCGCTCCGGCCGTCGAGGCTGCTCCGGTTGCCAAGGCCGCTGCTGCCCCCGCCGCCGAGAAGCCGGCTGCTGCCGTTGCCACCGCTCAGGGCGGATTCAAGGCTTCCGAGGGCGACGCCCCGGAAGGCTTCGTCATCAAGGGCAACCTGGGTTCGGGCAAGTACCACGTCCCGGGTTCGACCTGGTACGAGCAGACCGTTGCCGAATACTGGTTCAACTCCGTTGAAGCTGCCAAGGCTGCAGGCCTGGAGCCTGCTGGCGGAGAATCCCGCCAGAAGTTCCAGGGCTAA